The following proteins are encoded in a genomic region of Iodidimonas sp. SYSU 1G8:
- a CDS encoding enoyl-CoA hydratase-related protein, with amino-acid sequence MNDTDHVLYEVTDRVATLTLNRPDKMNAWGPDMEVAFRAAIERAAADEGARAIVVTGAGKGFCAGADLSPGPDGKPRPRITPPFSADDFGQRYSYLLGVPKPIIAAINGACAGVGLCLALYADMRYMAEGAKMTTAFVRRGLIAEHGSAWMLPRLIGSMNAMDLLLTGRTIDAAEAQSMGLVKMLPREGFAGAVHAVAADMAESVSPRAMAIIKRQVWMSYSQSLAAATQMSNEEQAKCFGTEDFKEGVAHFLERRKPNFTGR; translated from the coding sequence ATGAACGACACCGACCACGTGCTCTATGAGGTGACCGACAGGGTCGCGACGCTGACGCTGAACCGACCCGACAAGATGAATGCGTGGGGTCCGGACATGGAAGTGGCTTTTCGCGCGGCCATCGAGCGGGCGGCGGCAGATGAGGGCGCGCGGGCCATCGTCGTTACTGGCGCGGGCAAGGGGTTCTGCGCCGGGGCGGATCTGTCGCCCGGTCCGGATGGCAAGCCGCGCCCGCGGATCACGCCGCCGTTCAGCGCGGACGATTTCGGTCAGCGCTATTCCTATCTGCTGGGCGTGCCCAAGCCGATCATCGCCGCCATCAACGGCGCTTGCGCGGGCGTGGGTCTGTGTCTCGCGCTCTATGCGGACATGCGCTACATGGCGGAGGGGGCCAAGATGACGACCGCCTTCGTGCGCCGGGGTCTGATCGCCGAACATGGCAGCGCCTGGATGCTGCCGCGCCTCATCGGCAGCATGAATGCCATGGATCTGCTGCTGACCGGACGCACCATCGACGCCGCCGAGGCGCAGTCGATGGGGCTGGTCAAGATGCTGCCGCGCGAGGGCTTCGCCGGCGCGGTCCACGCGGTAGCCGCCGACATGGCGGAAAGCGTCTCGCCGCGTGCCATGGCGATCATCAAGCGACAGGTGTGGATGTCCTACAGCCAGTCGCTGGCGGCGGCGACGCAGATGTCCAACGAAGAGCAGGCGAAGTGCTTTGGCACCGAGGATTTCAAGGAAGGCGTCGCCCACTTCCTCGAACGCCGCAAGCCCAACTTTACCGGACGCTGA
- a CDS encoding M13 family metallopeptidase — translation MLTTALFAGVPSTSSASPDQAPDGKPLLGKWGIETLEFSSAVKPGNDFYRYVNEDWLKTAKLPEGFPTYDSMTQAYLRTERQLTDLIGGIASGTPTPGSPEAQIAAAYRSYTDMARRNALGEKPLEAGLAQIAALESAEDVARQMAKPFNATVIGIDVMTDSGNPQRYIIGARQSGLGLPATDYYLDDGEPFAGHRIAYRDYIEASLRRAGIDRPRERADAVLALETQIAKLQWSPAEMRDPVRMYTLMPVADLDKFAPEFPWTAYLAEKRFSDQKTIVIGTDTAVQKLARLFARTPIDTWRSYLMFHHIDDLAPLLSQEWEQAHFAFHNTRLLGIASQRPLDVRGIQFVSQVLAEPLGQAYVARYFPPESRAQMDRMVQHLKAAYRERITALTWMDDQTRAEALAKLEKVVSHVGYPEKWRDFSALTLDPADLVGNLRQIVEFEAADARATLKETRRDWQWPLAPQEVNAGYMADFNSITFPAAILQPPYFDPNADPAVNYGAIGAVIGHELGHGFDDQGSRSDGDGKLRDWWTKKSRDQFGKRTAALVKQYDAFSPIEGMNVNGSLTLGENIGDLGGVSVAHHAYRNFAKEEYGGDPPVLDGLTGDQRYFLAWAQAWRTITTQDMLRQQLLSDPHSPAEYRVNGVVRNIDAWYDAFGVKEDDALYLPPSERVSIW, via the coding sequence ATGCTGACTACGGCCCTGTTCGCGGGAGTGCCTTCCACGTCATCAGCATCGCCGGATCAAGCGCCTGACGGAAAGCCCCTGCTCGGCAAGTGGGGCATCGAAACCCTGGAGTTTTCATCCGCGGTGAAGCCGGGGAATGATTTCTATCGCTATGTCAACGAGGACTGGCTGAAAACCGCCAAACTGCCGGAAGGTTTTCCAACCTACGATTCCATGACTCAGGCCTATCTGCGCACGGAACGACAACTCACGGATCTGATTGGGGGCATTGCGTCAGGAACCCCAACGCCCGGATCGCCCGAAGCGCAGATTGCCGCCGCCTATCGCAGCTATACCGACATGGCTCGGCGTAACGCCCTCGGCGAGAAGCCTCTGGAGGCGGGCCTGGCGCAGATTGCCGCCCTCGAGAGCGCGGAGGATGTCGCGCGGCAGATGGCGAAGCCATTTAATGCGACAGTCATCGGCATTGACGTCATGACGGATTCAGGGAATCCGCAGCGCTACATCATCGGCGCGCGGCAATCAGGCCTTGGCCTGCCGGCGACCGACTATTACCTGGATGATGGCGAACCCTTCGCCGGCCATCGCATCGCGTACCGGGACTATATCGAGGCTTCACTGCGCCGGGCCGGCATCGACCGGCCGCGCGAGCGGGCCGACGCGGTTCTGGCGCTGGAGACCCAGATCGCCAAGCTCCAGTGGTCGCCCGCGGAAATGCGCGATCCGGTCCGGATGTACACGCTGATGCCGGTGGCCGACCTGGACAAGTTTGCCCCCGAATTCCCCTGGACTGCCTATCTCGCGGAAAAGCGGTTCAGCGACCAGAAGACCATCGTGATCGGCACGGACACGGCGGTGCAGAAACTGGCCCGGCTGTTTGCCCGGACGCCCATCGACACATGGCGTTCCTATCTGATGTTCCATCACATCGACGACCTGGCGCCCCTGCTGTCGCAAGAGTGGGAACAGGCGCATTTCGCTTTCCATAACACAAGGCTGCTCGGTATTGCGTCCCAGCGTCCACTGGACGTGCGCGGCATCCAGTTCGTCAGCCAGGTCCTGGCCGAACCCTTGGGACAGGCGTATGTGGCCCGTTATTTTCCGCCTGAAAGTCGCGCCCAGATGGACCGCATGGTGCAGCATCTGAAGGCGGCCTACCGTGAGCGCATCACGGCATTGACCTGGATGGATGATCAGACCCGGGCCGAGGCGTTGGCCAAGCTGGAGAAAGTCGTCTCTCACGTGGGCTATCCCGAGAAATGGCGGGACTTCTCGGCCCTGACGCTCGACCCGGCCGACCTCGTGGGCAACCTTCGCCAGATCGTCGAGTTCGAGGCCGCTGACGCCCGCGCCACTCTTAAGGAGACCCGCCGCGACTGGCAGTGGCCGCTGGCGCCCCAGGAAGTCAATGCGGGCTACATGGCCGACTTCAATTCCATCACTTTCCCGGCAGCGATCCTGCAACCTCCCTATTTCGACCCCAACGCCGACCCGGCCGTGAATTACGGCGCGATCGGCGCGGTCATCGGCCACGAGCTTGGCCACGGGTTCGACGACCAGGGCAGCCGGTCCGATGGCGACGGCAAACTGCGCGACTGGTGGACCAAAAAGTCGCGGGACCAGTTCGGCAAGCGCACGGCGGCGCTTGTGAAACAGTACGATGCCTTCTCGCCCATCGAGGGCATGAACGTGAATGGCAGCCTGACCCTGGGCGAGAACATCGGCGATCTGGGCGGCGTTTCGGTGGCGCATCACGCGTATCGCAATTTCGCGAAGGAGGAGTATGGCGGCGATCCGCCGGTTCTGGACGGACTAACCGGCGATCAGCGCTATTTCCTGGCCTGGGCGCAGGCATGGCGGACGATCACCACGCAGGACATGCTCCGGCAACAACTGCTGTCGGACCCACACAGTCCGGCTGAATACCGGGTCAATGGCGTCGTCCGCAATATTGACGCCTGGTACGACGCGTTCGGCGTCAAGGAAGACGACGCGCTCTATCTCCCGCCATCGGAGCGTGTCTCGATCTGGTAG